In one Micromonospora polyrhachis genomic region, the following are encoded:
- a CDS encoding putative bifunctional diguanylate cyclase/phosphodiesterase has protein sequence MPFFSFVWTVVALAALLCIAPLLRLPEQIPDLPVAFWTMAALALVSDARPFTPPGHRQSPAVFPSVCFAFAILLAWGLGPAVAVQAGAVVVSSWRMRHAPWRMIFNIAQYAVGLAAASAITGRTTDIAFRTVVHPRWTDVLLVVGAATVWFVITYGCVSIALGLRFGGAWWPHFRQPLAFELLSTGSLLLLSPVLVAAAEASAALIPLVVVPLFAVYRMSRLSSEQERLARLDPLTGLVNRKALRTEVAEQLRVHTEQAAKGGPDAQLALLLLDLDRFKHVNDALGHAVGDRLLVQVAHRLTATVRSQDVVARLGGDEFAILLTRLRNTEEARQLAEQVEAVLAEPVALDGLPLDVGGSIGIALYPEHGEDFATLMRHADVAMYDAKHQGDPIAVYAPESDHNSPERLSLLADLRRVLDNRPALAEGSNGRPEALPVATAPAGTKDEATSPPSDRVPAAPVDVTEPGSVFDTPSEAAIVPSSVASILGTANRPTTDPAEATGAARYNGALPGSGGGPLPEVTGAPLADTTGPMVDVTGPVVGGDGAAADSPVGGATVGDGALGGGDVGEITMYYQPQIAIDTGEVVGVEALLRWRHPRRGMVDPEELIRVAEQSAVMRLLTRRVVDDVVEQLAQWSAIGLQLRAALNVSVRDLHTGEIADQITERLARFQVSPAQLQLEITEGALMADPRRVLATISRLDRIGVAIALDDFGTGYSSMQHLRRLPLAEVKVDRSFVLGMAADADDAAIVRSVIELARALGLRVVAEGVEDEATWRLLHAAGCHVAQGWFFARPMPAAELVTWLGRYRPLKPTPIQELPTRHRTRN, from the coding sequence GTGCCTTTCTTCAGCTTCGTCTGGACGGTTGTCGCCCTGGCGGCGTTGCTGTGTATCGCGCCATTGCTGCGGCTGCCCGAGCAGATCCCGGACCTGCCGGTGGCGTTCTGGACGATGGCCGCGCTGGCCCTGGTCTCCGACGCCCGTCCGTTCACCCCGCCCGGCCACCGGCAGAGTCCGGCCGTCTTCCCCTCGGTCTGCTTCGCCTTCGCGATCCTGCTGGCCTGGGGACTCGGCCCGGCTGTGGCGGTGCAGGCCGGGGCGGTCGTCGTCTCCAGTTGGCGGATGCGCCACGCACCCTGGCGGATGATCTTCAACATCGCCCAGTACGCCGTTGGGCTCGCCGCCGCCAGTGCGATCACCGGACGCACCACCGACATCGCGTTCCGTACGGTGGTGCATCCGCGCTGGACCGACGTCCTGCTGGTGGTCGGCGCGGCGACCGTCTGGTTCGTCATCACGTACGGCTGCGTCAGCATCGCCCTCGGGCTGCGCTTCGGTGGTGCCTGGTGGCCCCACTTCCGTCAACCCCTCGCCTTCGAACTGCTCTCCACCGGATCGTTGTTGCTGCTCAGCCCAGTGCTGGTGGCTGCGGCAGAGGCCAGCGCGGCGTTGATCCCACTGGTCGTCGTGCCGCTCTTCGCGGTCTACCGGATGTCCCGGCTCTCCAGCGAGCAGGAACGGCTGGCCCGCCTGGATCCGCTCACCGGACTGGTCAACCGCAAGGCGCTACGCACCGAGGTGGCCGAGCAGTTGCGGGTCCACACCGAACAGGCGGCCAAGGGCGGCCCCGATGCCCAACTGGCCCTGCTGCTGCTCGACCTCGACCGGTTCAAGCACGTCAACGACGCTCTGGGACATGCGGTGGGTGACCGGTTGCTGGTGCAGGTGGCCCACCGGCTCACGGCGACGGTACGAAGCCAGGACGTGGTGGCCCGGCTCGGAGGCGACGAGTTCGCCATCCTGCTCACCCGGCTGCGCAACACCGAGGAAGCCCGGCAACTCGCCGAACAGGTGGAGGCCGTGCTGGCCGAACCGGTCGCCCTCGACGGGCTGCCGCTCGACGTCGGTGGTTCCATCGGGATCGCGCTCTATCCGGAGCATGGCGAGGACTTCGCCACCCTCATGCGGCACGCGGACGTGGCGATGTACGACGCCAAACACCAGGGCGACCCCATCGCCGTCTACGCTCCCGAGTCCGACCACAACTCGCCGGAGCGACTGAGCCTCCTGGCCGACCTGCGTCGGGTGCTGGACAACCGCCCTGCGCTCGCGGAGGGCTCGAACGGCCGCCCGGAGGCCCTCCCGGTGGCGACCGCCCCAGCGGGAACGAAGGACGAGGCGACCTCCCCGCCATCCGACCGTGTTCCTGCTGCGCCGGTCGACGTCACCGAGCCCGGTTCCGTGTTCGACACGCCGAGCGAGGCCGCGATCGTGCCGAGTTCCGTGGCGAGCATCCTCGGTACGGCCAATCGGCCGACGACCGACCCGGCGGAGGCCACCGGTGCGGCGAGGTACAACGGCGCGCTCCCCGGCAGCGGCGGCGGTCCACTGCCGGAGGTGACCGGCGCTCCACTGGCGGACACGACCGGCCCGATGGTGGACGTGACCGGCCCGGTGGTGGGCGGTGACGGTGCCGCCGCCGACAGCCCGGTGGGCGGTGCGACGGTGGGCGACGGTGCGCTCGGCGGTGGTGACGTCGGTGAGATCACCATGTACTACCAGCCGCAGATCGCCATCGACACCGGGGAGGTCGTGGGCGTCGAGGCGTTGCTACGTTGGCGGCACCCCCGCCGGGGCATGGTCGACCCGGAGGAACTGATCCGGGTCGCCGAGCAGAGTGCGGTGATGCGACTGCTGACCCGACGGGTCGTGGACGACGTGGTGGAGCAACTCGCGCAGTGGTCCGCCATCGGGTTGCAACTGCGGGCCGCGCTCAATGTCAGCGTGCGCGACCTGCACACCGGGGAGATCGCCGACCAGATCACCGAGCGGCTGGCCCGCTTCCAGGTCAGCCCGGCGCAACTCCAGCTGGAGATCACCGAGGGCGCGTTGATGGCCGACCCGCGTCGGGTGCTGGCCACCATCTCCCGGCTCGACCGGATCGGGGTGGCGATCGCCCTGGACGACTTCGGCACCGGGTACTCCTCCATGCAGCACCTACGCCGATTGCCCCTGGCCGAGGTGAAGGTGGACCGTTCGTTCGTACTCGGGATGGCGGCCGACGCCGACGATGCCGCCATCGTCCGGTCGGTGATCGAACTGGCCCGGGCGCTCGGCCTGCGGGTGGTGGCCGAGGGCGTGGAGGACGAAGCCACCTGGCGGCTGCTGCACGCGGCCGGCTGCCACGTCGCCCAGGGCTGGTTCTTCGCCCGGCCGATGCCAGCGGCGGAACTGGTGACCTGGCTGGGCCGGTACCGGCCGCTGAAGCCCACGCCGATCCAGGAACTTCCCACCCGCCACCGAACCCGGAACTGA